The proteins below are encoded in one region of Serratia symbiotica:
- the rlmB gene encoding 23S rRNA (guanosine(2251)-2'-O)-methyltransferase RlmB, producing MSEIIYGIHAVKALLERDPQRFLEVFILKGRGDRRLQPLITELETTGLAVQVASRQWLDEKVEGAVHQGIIARVREGRKPQENDLPALLESVDTPFLLVLDGVTDPHNLGACLRSADAAGVHAVIVPRDRSAQLNATAKKVACGAAENVPLIRVTNLVRTLRLLQEMNVWVVGTAGEADHTLYQSKMTGPMALVMGAEGEGMRRLTREHCDELISIPMAGMVSSLNVSVATGICLFEAVRQRLCSPGGLKVGEKP from the coding sequence ATGAGCGAAATTATTTACGGCATCCACGCTGTTAAAGCCCTGTTGGAGCGCGACCCGCAACGCTTTCTGGAAGTGTTCATCCTCAAAGGACGTGGTGACCGTCGTCTACAACCACTGATCACTGAGCTGGAAACGACAGGCCTTGCCGTTCAGGTAGCGAGCCGCCAGTGGTTGGATGAGAAGGTTGAGGGCGCAGTGCATCAGGGGATTATCGCCAGGGTGCGCGAAGGGCGGAAGCCACAAGAAAACGACCTGCCAGCGTTGTTGGAAAGCGTTGATACGCCATTCTTGCTGGTGCTGGACGGCGTGACCGACCCACATAACCTCGGGGCTTGCCTACGCAGCGCTGATGCCGCTGGCGTGCATGCGGTGATTGTGCCGCGTGACCGTTCCGCCCAATTGAATGCTACTGCCAAAAAAGTGGCTTGCGGCGCAGCAGAGAACGTGCCGCTGATCCGCGTCACCAACTTGGTGCGCACCCTGCGTTTGCTACAGGAAATGAACGTATGGGTCGTAGGCACCGCTGGCGAAGCCGACCATACGCTGTATCAGAGTAAAATGACCGGCCCGATGGCGCTGGTGATGGGGGCGGAAGGCGAAGGCATGCGCCGTCTGACGCGTGAGCACTGCGACGAGTTGATCAGTATTCCAATGGCTGGCATGGTCTCCTCACTGAACGTCTCGGTCGCTACCGGCATCTGCCTGTTTGAAGCGGTGCGCCAGCGCCTTTGCTCCCCTGGCGGCCTTAAGGTTGGTGAAAAACCGTAA
- the rpsF gene encoding 30S ribosomal protein S6, with protein MRHYEIVFMVHPDQSEQVPGMIERYSATITNAQGQVHRLEDWGRRQLAYPINKLHKAHYVLLNVEAPQEAIDELETNFRFNDAVIRSMVMRVKHAVTEASPMVKAKDERRGDRREDFANETADDVDAGDSEE; from the coding sequence ATGCGTCATTACGAAATCGTTTTTATGGTCCATCCTGACCAAAGCGAACAGGTTCCGGGCATGATCGAGCGTTACAGTGCTACCATCACTAACGCGCAAGGTCAGGTTCACCGTCTGGAAGACTGGGGCCGCCGTCAACTGGCTTACCCGATCAACAAACTGCACAAAGCTCACTACGTTCTGCTGAACGTTGAAGCTCCGCAGGAAGCGATCGATGAGCTGGAAACTAACTTCCGCTTCAACGACGCCGTTATCCGCAGCATGGTTATGCGCGTTAAGCACGCGGTAACTGAAGCATCTCCGATGGTGAAAGCGAAAGATGAACGTCGTGGCGACCGCCGCGAAGACTTCGCTAATGAAACCGCAGATGATGTAGATGCTGGGGATTCTGAAGAGTAA
- the priB gene encoding primosomal replication protein N, protein MTANRLVLSGTVCLVPVRKVSPSGIPHCQFVLEHRSQQREAGFSRQAWCRMPVVVSGHPSQALTQRLTVGSQVTVQGFVSCHQGRNGLSKLVLHAEQIELIDSGD, encoded by the coding sequence GTGACGGCCAATCGTCTGGTTTTATCGGGTACTGTGTGCCTAGTGCCAGTTCGAAAAGTAAGCCCTTCTGGGATACCACACTGCCAATTTGTGCTGGAGCACCGTTCGCAGCAGAGGGAAGCCGGATTTAGCAGGCAAGCATGGTGCCGAATGCCCGTGGTTGTCAGCGGACACCCGTCACAAGCATTAACTCAAAGATTAACGGTCGGCAGTCAGGTCACTGTGCAAGGCTTTGTTAGTTGCCATCAAGGTCGCAACGGGCTAAGCAAACTGGTTCTGCATGCCGAGCAGATTGAATTGATAGATTCTGGAGACTAG
- the rpsR gene encoding 30S ribosomal protein S18: MARYFRRRKFCRFTAEGVQEIDYKDIATLKNYITESGKIVPSRITGTRAKYQRQLARAIKRARYLSLLPYTDRHQ; this comes from the coding sequence ATGGCACGTTATTTCCGTCGTCGCAAGTTCTGCCGTTTTACTGCGGAAGGCGTTCAAGAGATTGACTATAAAGACATCGCTACGCTGAAAAACTACATCACTGAAAGTGGTAAAATTGTACCGAGCCGTATCACCGGTACTCGTGCAAAATATCAGCGCCAGTTGGCCCGTGCTATCAAGCGCGCACGCTACCTGTCTTTGTTGCCGTACACTGATCGTCATCAGTAA
- the rplI gene encoding 50S ribosomal protein L9, producing MQVILLDKVANLGSLGDQVNVKAGYARNFLVPQGKAVPATKKNVEFFEARRAELEAKLADVMAAAVVRATKINELLTVTIASKAGEEGKLFGSIGTRDIADAVTAAGVEVAKSEVRLPNGVLRTTGEHEVHFQVHSDVFAQLNVVVVAEA from the coding sequence ATGCAAGTTATTCTGCTTGATAAAGTAGCAAACCTGGGCAGCCTGGGTGATCAAGTTAACGTTAAAGCGGGCTATGCCCGTAACTTCCTGGTACCACAGGGCAAAGCTGTTCCTGCTACCAAGAAAAACGTAGAGTTCTTCGAAGCACGCCGTGCTGAATTGGAAGCCAAACTGGCTGACGTTATGGCCGCCGCTGTTGTTCGTGCAACCAAGATCAACGAACTGTTAACAGTCACTATCGCGTCTAAAGCAGGCGAAGAAGGTAAGTTGTTCGGCTCTATCGGCACCCGCGACATTGCTGACGCAGTGACTGCGGCTGGCGTTGAAGTAGCCAAGAGCGAAGTTCGTCTGCCGAACGGCGTTCTGCGTACTACTGGCGAGCACGAAGTGCACTTCCAAGTACACAGCGACGTGTTCGCACAACTGAATGTAGTAGTGGTTGCGG